A part of Candidatus Zymogenus saltonus genomic DNA contains:
- a CDS encoding acyltransferase, protein MEIFKIAGIQFRATEDLRRNIEKGKELLALAHKEGVKVVSFAELFHLPWFPHTREADPAPLSETIPGPIVEEFSPLAKKMDAVVVLPILEVERGRVKNGDSNKSGGRYYNAAAVIDADGKYLGKYRKVHIPQLPLWFEKDYFTPGGGKGSKDPFPVFQTKYLKLGVQICWDNFFPEGSRALGLKGSELIVAPTAAAMKTHERWEKVISANAITNGLFAMRVNRTGSETAQDFYGESFCVDPNGEMIGEPSGMNDGVSIFEINLKMIKEVREMWPFFKDRRPELYGQRSCPSLKLGIKKKFGAKL, encoded by the coding sequence TTGGAAATATTCAAGATCGCAGGGATCCAGTTTAGGGCCACAGAAGACCTCAGACGAAACATCGAAAAGGGGAAGGAGCTCCTCGCTCTCGCCCACAAAGAGGGAGTTAAGGTCGTCTCTTTCGCAGAGCTCTTCCATCTCCCGTGGTTTCCCCACACGAGGGAAGCGGACCCCGCGCCGCTCTCCGAGACCATACCCGGCCCCATTGTCGAGGAGTTTTCCCCCCTGGCTAAAAAGATGGACGCCGTTGTTGTCCTTCCGATTCTCGAGGTGGAGAGGGGGAGGGTCAAAAATGGAGATAGTAATAAAAGTGGGGGTAGATATTACAACGCCGCCGCGGTTATAGACGCCGACGGAAAATATCTCGGCAAGTACAGAAAGGTGCACATTCCCCAATTGCCCCTCTGGTTCGAGAAGGACTACTTCACCCCCGGCGGCGGAAAGGGGTCGAAAGACCCGTTTCCGGTCTTTCAGACGAAGTATCTAAAGCTCGGCGTCCAGATATGCTGGGATAATTTCTTCCCGGAGGGAAGCAGGGCCCTTGGGCTTAAAGGGTCGGAGCTCATCGTGGCTCCCACGGCCGCCGCCATGAAGACCCACGAGAGGTGGGAGAAGGTCATCTCGGCAAATGCGATAACAAACGGGCTTTTTGCCATGCGCGTAAATAGGACGGGGAGCGAAACGGCCCAGGACTTCTACGGTGAAAGCTTCTGCGTTGACCCGAACGGCGAGATGATAGGAGAGCCGTCCGGAATGAACGACGGGGTCTCCATCTTCGAGATTAATCTTAAGATGATCAAAGAGGTAAGGGAGATGTGGCCGTTTTTTAAAGACCGTCGCCCCGAGCTTTACGGGCAAAGGTCGTGCCCGTCCCTTAAACTCGGGATTAAGAAGAAGTTTGGGGCCAAATTATAA